One window of the Grus americana isolate bGruAme1 chromosome 13, bGruAme1.mat, whole genome shotgun sequence genome contains the following:
- the PSME3IP1 gene encoding PSME3-interacting protein, with amino-acid sequence MDGGDGTADLVINKRFVSESELEERRKRRQEEWEKVRKPEDPEECPEEAYDPRSLYERLQEQREKKQQEFEEQFKFKNMVRGLDEDETHFLDEVSRQQELLEKQRREEELKELNEYRISLTKAGVSMDPKKETEKKLPMKSVENKNKFSQAKLLAGAVKHRSSDGGNSVKRLKLDTDHDEKNQEKPSCVPLGSSSVGGSTVHCPSAAVCIGILPGLGAYSGSSDSESSSDSEGTINSTGKIVSSVFRSNSFFDGP; translated from the exons ATGGATGGGGGAGACGGTACTGCTGACCTTGTGATTAACAAGAGGTTTGTGTCTGAATCGGAGCTAGAGGAGCGAcgaaagagaaggcaagaggaatGGGAAAAGGTCCGAAAACCTGAGGATCCAGAAG AATGTCCAGAGGAGGCATATGACCCACGTTCGTTGTATGAAAGACTTcaggaacagagagaaaagaagcagcaggagttTGAGGAGCAATTCAAATTCA aaaatatggTAAGAGGCTTAGATGAAGATGAGACGCATTTCCTTGATGAGGTTTCTCGGCAGCAAGAGCTACTAGAAAAGCAACGAAGAgaagaagagctgaaagaaCTAAATGAATACAGAATATC TCTCACCAAAGCGGGAGTCAGTATGGACCCAAAGAAGGAAACTGAGAAGAAATTGCCcatgaagtcagtggaaaacaagaacaaattcTCTCAGGCAAAGCTGTTGGCAGGAGCTGTGAAACACAGAAG ttcaGATGGTGGTAACAGTGTGAAGAGGTTGAAACTAGACACTGATCATGACGAAAAGAATCAAG aaaaaccATCCTGCGTTCCCTTGGGGAGCAGCTCAGTGGGAGGCTCCACAGTCCACTGCCCCTCAGCAGCCGTGTGCATCGGGATCCTGCCTGGCCTGGGCGCCTACTCGGGAAGCAGTGATTCGGAGTCCAGCTCGGATAGCGAAGGCACTATTAATTCCACTGGAAAGATCGTCTCTTCTGTCTTCCGTAGCAACAGTTTCTTTGATGGTCCATAA